The following are encoded in a window of Oncorhynchus keta strain PuntledgeMale-10-30-2019 chromosome 10, Oket_V2, whole genome shotgun sequence genomic DNA:
- the LOC118388418 gene encoding protein kinase C delta type-like, with protein MSPFLRIAFNAFDVGVLPPLTDAPFCAIKMKESLSTERGKTLVQRKPTMYPAWKSTFDAHIYEGRVLQVVLMKTAEEPLAEATVGVSVLAERCKKGNGCAEFWVDLQPSGKVQMVVQFFVEDTDTAVFKSNVKGREEEDGAMTLTRRRGAMKQAKVHFIKNHEFTATFFGQPTFCSVCREFVWGFNKQGYKCRQCNAAIHKKCIDKIIGRCTGTAANSRETMFQKERFKIDMPHRFKIHNYMSPTFCDHCGSMLWGMVKQGLKCEDCGMNSHHKCEKKVGNLCGINQKLLAEALNQVSQKSTRRSESNNSESTDIGIYQDFNKSPGADPSEGYEKLWEGGKGPAPASITPKTRLTIDSFVFHKVLGKGSFGKVLLAELRGRGQYFAVKALKKDVVLMDDDVECTMVEKRVLALAWDNPFLTHLYSTFQTREHLFFVMEYLNGGDLMFHIQDKGRFDLYRATFYSAEIIIGLQFLHSKGIIYRDLKLDNVMLDRDGHIKIADFGMCKENVFGENRATTFCGTPDYIAPEILLGQKYTFSVDWWSFGVLVYEMLIGQSPFQGDDEDELFESIRMDVPHYPRWITKEAKDLLEKLFERDPSRRLGVVDNIRGHSFFKTLNWPALEKREVDPPFKPKVKGPNDCNNFDREFLSEKPRLSHTDKNLIDSMDQTAFAGFSFINLKMEHIMDK; from the exons ATGTCTCCCTTCTTACGCATCGCCTTTAATGCGTTTGATGTGGGCGTCTTGCCACCCCTGACTGACGCTCCCTTCTGTGCAATTAAGATGAAGGAGTCCCTCAGCACTG agcggGGGAAGACCCTAGTCCAGAGGAAACCCACTATGTACCCTGCCTGGAAGTCCACTTTCGATGCCCACATCTACGAGGGCCGTGTCCTCCAAGTGGTTCTGATGAAGACCGCAGAGGAGCCATTGGCCGAGGCCACGGTGGGCGTGTCCGTACTGGCTGAGCGCTGTAAGAAGGGCAACGGCTGTGCTGAATTCTGGGTAGACCTGCAGCCTTCTGGGAAGGTTCAGATGGTCGTCCAGTTCTTTGTGGAGGACACAGACACAGCAG TGTTTAAGTCGAACGTGAAGGGGCGTGAAGAGGAAGATGGGGCGATGACACTGACCCGAAGGAGAGGAGCCATGAAACAGGCCAAGGTCCATTTCATCAAGAACCATGAGTTCACAGCCACTTTCTTCGGACAGCCCACCTTCTGCTCTGTCTGCCGGGAGTTTGTCTG GGGATTCAACAAGCAAGGCTACAAGTGCAGAC AATGCAACGCCGCCATCCACAAGAAATGTATTGACAAAATCATTGGGAGGTGCACAGGAACAGCAGCCAACAGCAGAGAGACTATG TTCCAGAAGGAGCGTTTTAAGATCGACATGCCACATCGCTTTAAGATCCACAACTACATGAGCCCTACCTTCTGTGACCACTGTGGCAGTATGCTCTGGGGAATGGTCAAGCAGGGCCTCAAGTGTGAAG ACTGTGGCATGAACTCCCATCACAAATGTGAGAAGAAAGTGGGAAATCTCTGTGGAATCAACCAGAAACTCCTGGCTGAGGCCCTCAACCAAGTTAGCcaa AAATCCACAAGACGGTCTGAATCCAACAACTCTGAGTCAACGGACATTGGAATCTACCAGGACTTCAACAAAAGCCCAGGAGCGGACCCTAGTG AAGGCTATGAGAAGCTGTGGGAGGGAGGTAAGGGCCCTGCCCCAGCCAGCATCACCCCCAAGACCCGCCTCACCATTGACAGCTTTGTGTTCCACAAGGTGCTGGGCAAGGGCAGCTTTGGCAAG GTCCTGCTGGCTGAGCTGAGGGGGCGAGGACAGTACTTTGCTGTGAAGGCCCTGAAGAAAGATGTGGTTCTGATGGATGATGATGTGGAGTGTACCATGGTGGAGAAGAGAGTCCTGGCCCTGGCCTGGGACAACCCCTTCCTCACACACCTCTACTCCACCTTCCAGACCAGG gaACACCTGTTTTTCGTGATGGAGTACCTGAATGGAGGAGACCTGATGTTCCACATACAGGATAAGGGTCGCTTTGACCTCTACAGAGCCAC GTTCTACTCAGCCGAGATCATAATTGGACTGCAGTTTCTCCACTCAAAAGGAATAATTTACAG GGACCTGAAGCTGGACAATGTGATGCTGGACAGAGACGGCCACATTAAGATCGCTGACTTTGGGATGTGCAAGGAGAACGTGTTTGGAGAGAATCGGGCCACTACTTTCTGTGGGACGCCAGACTACATCGCACCAgag ATCCTGCTGGGACAGAAGTACACCTTCTCCGTGGACTGGTGGTCGTTTGGGGTACTGGTGTATGAGATGCTGATTGGCCAGTCGCCGTTCCAGGGTGATGACGAGGATGAGCTGTTTGAGTCCATCAGGATGGACGTGCCTCACTACCCTCGCTGGATCACCAAGGAGGCTAAGGACCTATTGGAGAAG CTGTTTGAAAGAGACCCCAGTCGCAGGCTAGGTGTGGTGGACAACATCCGCGGCCACTCCTTCTTCAAGACCCTCAACTGGCCTgccctggagaagagagaggtggaccCCCCCTTCAAACCTAAAGTG AAAGGCCCCAATGACTGCAACAACTTTGACCGGGAGTTCCTGAGTGAGAAGCCCCGCCTCTCCCACACGGACAAGAACCTAATCGACTCTATGGACCAGACAGCCTTTGCAGGCTTCTCTTTCATCAACCTCAAGATGGAACACATTATGGACAAATGA